Proteins encoded within one genomic window of Kibdelosporangium phytohabitans:
- a CDS encoding sigma-70 family RNA polymerase sigma factor: MTVPQTLDREVVETAELDLDAQGPAADLVRVYLNGIGKTALLTAAQEVELAKRIEAGVFAQHMLECNPQLPAQRRMDLKSLIRDGHVAKNHLLEANLRLVVSLAKRYTGRGMPLLDLIQEGNLGLIRAVEKFDYTKGFKFSTYATWWIRQAITRGMADQGRTIRLPVHLVEQVNKLARIKRDLHQQLGREATHDELAKESGLSVTKVADLLDHARDPVSLDMPVGAEEDAPLGDFIEDSEATDAEGAVISGLLQDDLRRVLATLDEREQHVIRLRYGIDDGQPRTLDQIGKRFGLSRERVRQIEREVMSKLRQGERAEKLRAYAS; encoded by the coding sequence ATGACCGTCCCGCAGACTCTTGACCGCGAGGTTGTCGAAACCGCGGAATTGGATCTCGACGCACAGGGGCCCGCGGCCGACTTGGTCCGCGTTTACCTGAACGGGATCGGCAAGACCGCACTGCTGACCGCCGCGCAAGAGGTCGAGCTCGCCAAGCGGATCGAGGCCGGGGTGTTCGCCCAGCACATGCTGGAGTGCAACCCGCAGCTGCCCGCGCAGCGCAGGATGGACCTGAAGTCGCTGATCCGCGACGGGCACGTGGCCAAGAACCACCTGCTCGAAGCGAACCTGCGGCTGGTCGTCTCGCTGGCGAAGCGCTACACCGGGCGCGGCATGCCGCTGCTCGACCTGATCCAGGAGGGGAACCTGGGTCTGATCCGCGCGGTCGAGAAGTTCGACTACACCAAGGGGTTCAAGTTCTCCACGTACGCCACGTGGTGGATCCGTCAGGCCATCACGAGGGGCATGGCCGACCAGGGTCGCACCATCCGGCTGCCGGTCCACCTGGTCGAGCAGGTGAACAAGCTGGCGCGGATCAAGCGCGACCTGCACCAGCAACTCGGCCGCGAGGCCACCCACGACGAGCTGGCCAAGGAGTCGGGCCTGAGCGTCACCAAGGTGGCGGACCTGCTCGACCACGCCCGTGACCCGGTCAGCCTCGACATGCCGGTCGGCGCGGAGGAGGACGCCCCGCTGGGCGACTTCATCGAGGACTCCGAGGCGACGGACGCCGAAGGCGCGGTCATCTCCGGCCTGCTGCAGGACGACCTGCGCCGGGTGCTGGCCACGCTCGACGAGCGCGAGCAGCACGTGATCCGCCTGCGCTACGGCATCGACGACGGCCAGCCGCGCACCCTCGACCAGATCGGCAAGCGCTTCGGGCTCTCCCGCGAGCGCGTCCGCCAGATCGAGCGCGAGGTCATGTCGAAGCTCCGCCAGGGCGAGCGCGCCGAGAAGCTCAGGGCATACGCGAGCTGA
- the dtd gene encoding D-aminoacyl-tRNA deacylase — translation MRAVAARVKSASVSVDSRVVGAIDAGLLVLLGVHTQDTPEKAAHMARKLHELRILRDEESCATAAAPLLVVSQFTLYGETRKGRRPSWISAARPEQAEPLVGAVVDELRNRGAHVETGEFGAMMEVTSVNDGPFTVLVEI, via the coding sequence ATGAGAGCGGTCGCCGCACGCGTCAAGAGCGCGAGTGTGAGTGTGGACAGTCGGGTCGTCGGGGCGATCGACGCGGGCCTGTTGGTATTGCTCGGCGTGCATACGCAGGACACGCCCGAAAAGGCAGCCCACATGGCCCGGAAACTCCATGAGCTCCGCATTCTGCGTGACGAGGAGTCGTGCGCGACCGCGGCCGCGCCACTGCTCGTGGTCAGCCAGTTCACCCTCTACGGGGAAACCCGTAAGGGTCGCCGCCCGTCGTGGATCAGCGCCGCCCGCCCCGAACAGGCAGAACCCCTTGTCGGAGCAGTCGTCGACGAGCTGCGCAATCGGGGAGCCCACGTAGAAACCGGTGAATTCGGGGCCATGATGGAAGTAACGAGCGTGAACGACGGACCGTTCACCGTCCTTGTGGAAATCTAA